One window of Klebsiella quasivariicola genomic DNA carries:
- a CDS encoding histidine phosphatase family protein, which produces MMPARHQGLLRLFIACALPLLALQSAVAADWQLEKVVELSRHGIRPPTAGNREAIEAATGRPWTEWTTHDGELTGHGYAAVVNKGREEGQHYRQLGLLQAGCPTAESIYVRASPLQRTRATAQALVDGAFPGCGVAIHYVSGDADPLFQTDKFAATQTDPARQLAAVKEKAGDLAQRRQGLAPTIQLLKQAVCQADKPCPIFDTPWQVEQSKSGKTTISGLSVMANMVETLRLGWSENLPLSQLAWGKITRARQITALLPLLTENYDLSNDVLYTAQKRGSVLLNAMLDGVKPEANPNVRWLLLVAHDTNIAMVRTLMNFSWQLPGYSRGNIPPGSSLVLERWRNAKSGERYLRVYFQAQGLDDLRRLQTPDAQHPMLRQEWRQPGCRQTDVGTLCPFQAAITALGQRIDRPSAPTITMVLP; this is translated from the coding sequence ATGATGCCTGCAAGACATCAGGGGCTGTTACGCCTGTTTATCGCCTGCGCGCTGCCGCTGCTGGCGCTGCAATCTGCCGTCGCCGCGGACTGGCAACTGGAGAAAGTGGTCGAGCTCAGCCGCCACGGTATCCGCCCGCCGACGGCCGGCAACCGGGAAGCCATCGAGGCCGCCACCGGACGACCGTGGACCGAGTGGACCACCCATGACGGCGAGCTCACCGGCCATGGCTATGCCGCCGTGGTTAACAAAGGACGTGAGGAAGGCCAGCACTATCGCCAGCTCGGCCTGCTGCAGGCGGGATGCCCGACGGCGGAGTCGATTTACGTGCGCGCCAGCCCGCTGCAGCGGACGCGAGCGACCGCCCAGGCGCTGGTGGATGGCGCCTTTCCGGGCTGCGGCGTCGCTATCCATTACGTCAGCGGGGACGCCGATCCCCTGTTTCAGACCGACAAGTTCGCCGCCACGCAAACCGACCCCGCCCGCCAGCTGGCGGCGGTGAAAGAGAAGGCCGGGGATCTGGCGCAGCGTCGGCAGGGGCTGGCGCCGACTATCCAATTATTGAAACAGGCGGTTTGTCAGGCCGATAAACCCTGCCCGATCTTCGACACCCCGTGGCAGGTCGAGCAGAGCAAAAGCGGAAAGACCACCATTAGCGGACTGAGCGTGATGGCCAATATGGTGGAGACGCTGCGTCTCGGCTGGAGTGAAAACCTGCCTCTCAGCCAGCTGGCGTGGGGCAAGATCACCCGGGCCAGGCAGATCACCGCCCTGCTGCCGCTGTTAACGGAAAACTACGATCTGAGCAACGATGTGTTGTATACCGCGCAAAAACGCGGGTCGGTGCTGCTCAACGCTATGCTCGATGGCGTCAAACCGGAGGCGAATCCGAACGTACGCTGGCTGCTGCTGGTGGCCCATGACACCAATATCGCCATGGTGCGCACGCTGATGAACTTTAGCTGGCAGCTGCCGGGCTACAGCCGGGGAAATATCCCGCCGGGCAGTAGCCTGGTGCTGGAGCGCTGGCGCAATGCGAAGAGCGGGGAACGCTATCTGCGGGTCTATTTCCAGGCGCAAGGCCTCGACGACCTGCGTCGTCTGCAGACGCCGGACGCGCAGCACCCGATGCTGCGTCAGGAGTGGCGTCAGCCGGGCTGCCGTCAGACCGACGTCGGTACGCTGTGTCCCTTCCAGGCGGCTATTACCGCCCTCGGTCAGCGTATCGACCGGCCGTCCGCCCCCACGATAACGATGGTTCTGCCGTAG
- the mtnA gene encoding S-methyl-5-thioribose-1-phosphate isomerase, whose protein sequence is MQTIQTTSLRVSENQLFILDQQALPQEKRWLAADNVALLVDHIHALRVRGAPLIGLSASLLLALLAQRGLNRDELQQALETLRAARPTAVNLMNNLDRMKQALAREDYPQALEAEALRLVEEDKQLCDRIAEAGSALVRPASRLLTHCNTGGLATAGVGTALGVIALAHRQGKVTNVWVDETRPLLQGGRLTAWELGELGVPYQLITDSMAASLMAQGQVDAVWVGADRIAANGDVANKIGTYSLAVLAHYHQIPFYVAAPQTTLDRYCPNGAAIPIEQRAAAEVTGVAGSFGAVQWAPTGAAVYNPAFDVTPAGLISGWVLDSGLVTPAQVAAGAFAPDNG, encoded by the coding sequence ATGCAGACAATACAGACCACCAGCCTGCGGGTGAGTGAAAATCAGCTTTTTATTCTCGACCAGCAGGCCTTGCCGCAGGAAAAACGCTGGCTGGCGGCGGATAACGTTGCGCTGCTGGTGGACCATATTCATGCCCTGCGGGTGCGCGGCGCGCCGCTGATTGGCCTGTCCGCCAGCCTGCTGCTGGCTCTGCTGGCCCAGCGCGGCCTGAACCGGGATGAACTCCAGCAGGCGCTGGAGACGCTGCGCGCGGCGCGGCCGACGGCGGTCAACCTGATGAATAATCTGGATCGCATGAAGCAAGCGCTGGCCCGGGAAGATTACCCGCAGGCGCTGGAAGCGGAAGCTTTGCGTCTGGTCGAAGAGGACAAACAACTGTGCGACCGCATCGCTGAGGCGGGCAGTGCGCTGGTGCGGCCCGCCAGCCGTTTGCTGACCCACTGCAACACCGGTGGCCTGGCGACCGCCGGGGTGGGAACCGCCCTGGGGGTTATCGCGCTGGCGCACCGGCAGGGAAAAGTGACCAACGTGTGGGTCGATGAAACCCGGCCGCTGCTGCAGGGCGGACGTTTAACCGCCTGGGAGCTGGGCGAGCTGGGCGTGCCCTATCAGCTGATCACCGATTCAATGGCCGCCAGCCTGATGGCTCAGGGGCAGGTGGATGCGGTGTGGGTCGGCGCCGACCGTATCGCTGCCAACGGCGACGTGGCGAATAAAATCGGCACCTACTCTCTGGCGGTTTTGGCCCATTATCACCAGATCCCGTTTTACGTCGCTGCCCCGCAGACTACCCTCGACCGCTATTGCCCGAACGGCGCGGCGATCCCCATTGAGCAGCGCGCCGCGGCGGAAGTGACCGGGGTGGCGGGCAGCTTCGGCGCGGTACAGTGGGCGCCGACGGGGGCTGCCGTTTACAATCCGGCGTTCGACGTCACGCCTGCTGGGCTGATAAGCGGCTGGGTGCTGGACAGCGGGCTGGTCACCCCGGCGCAGGTCGCCGCAGGGGCGTTTGCGCCGGACAACGGATAG
- the mtnK gene encoding S-methyl-5-thioribose kinase, giving the protein MSQYHTFTAHDAVAYAQQFAGIDNPSELVSAQEVGDGNLNLVFKVFDRQGVSRAIVKQALPYVRCVGESWPLTLDRARLEAQTLVAHYQHSPQHTVKIHHFDPELAVMVMEDLSDHRIWRGELIANVYYPQAARQLGDYLAQVLFHTSDFYLHPHEKKAQVAQFSNPAMCEITEDLFFNDPYQIHERNNYPAELEADVAALRDDAQLKLAVAALKHRFFAHAEALLHGDIHSGSIFVAEGSLKAIDAEFGYFGPIGFDVGTAIGNLLLNYCGLPGQLGIRDAAAAREQRLNDIHQLWTTFAERFQALAAEKTRDAALAYPGYASAFLKKVWADAVGFCGSELIRRSVGLSHVADIDTIQDDAMRHECLRHAITLGKALIVLAERIDSVDELLARVRQYS; this is encoded by the coding sequence ATGTCGCAATACCATACCTTCACCGCCCACGATGCCGTGGCTTACGCGCAGCAGTTCGCCGGCATCGACAACCCATCTGAGCTGGTCAGCGCGCAGGAAGTGGGCGATGGCAACCTCAATCTGGTGTTTAAAGTGTTCGATCGCCAGGGCGTCAGCCGGGCGATCGTCAAACAGGCCCTGCCCTACGTGCGCTGCGTCGGCGAATCCTGGCCGCTGACCCTCGACCGCGCCCGTCTGGAAGCGCAGACCCTGGTCGCCCACTATCAGCACAGCCCGCAGCACACGGTAAAAATCCATCACTTTGATCCTGAGCTGGCGGTGATGGTGATGGAAGATCTTTCCGACCACCGCATCTGGCGCGGGGAGCTTATCGCTAACGTCTACTACCCGCAGGCGGCCCGCCAGCTTGGCGACTATCTGGCGCAGGTACTGTTTCACACCAGCGATTTCTATCTCCATCCCCATGAGAAAAAGGCGCAGGTGGCGCAGTTTAGTAACCCGGCGATGTGCGAGATCACCGAGGATCTGTTCTTTAACGACCCGTATCAGATCCACGAGCGCAATAACTACCCGGCGGAGCTGGAGGCCGATGTTGCCGCCCTGCGCGACGACGCCCAGCTTAAGCTGGCGGTGGCGGCGCTGAAGCACCGTTTCTTTGCCCATGCGGAAGCGCTGCTGCACGGCGATATCCACAGCGGGTCGATCTTCGTTGCCGAAGGCAGCCTGAAGGCCATCGACGCCGAGTTCGGCTATTTCGGCCCCATTGGTTTCGATGTCGGCACCGCCATCGGCAACCTGCTGCTTAACTACTGCGGCCTGCCGGGCCAGCTCGGTATTCGCGACGCCGCCGCCGCGCGCGAACAGCGGCTGAACGATATCCACCAGCTGTGGACCACCTTCGCCGAACGCTTCCAGGCGCTGGCGGCGGAGAAAACCCGCGACGCGGCGCTGGCTTACCCCGGCTACGCCTCCGCCTTTCTGAAGAAAGTCTGGGCCGACGCGGTTGGCTTCTGCGGCAGCGAACTGATCCGCCGCAGCGTCGGGCTGTCGCACGTCGCGGATATCGACACTATCCAGGACGACGCCATGCGTCATGAATGCCTGCGCCACGCCATTACCCTCGGCAAAGCGCTGATTGTGCTGGCCGAGCGTATCGACAGCGTCGACGAGCTGCTGGCGCGGGTACGCCAGTACAGCTGA